Part of the Synechococcus sp. HK01-R genome is shown below.
TGCGGACCTCGTGCCCTCGGTGAGTGATGGAGCTAAAACGCACCCCCCTGCACGATCTCTGCCAAGAAGCAGGAGGCCGCATGGTGCCTTTCGCCGGCTGGGAGATGGCCGTGCAGTACTCAGGGCTCGTGGCCGAACACACCGCAGTGCGTCAGGCGGTGGGCATGTTCGACATCTCCCACATGGGGGTGCTGCGCTTCAGCGGGCCTAACCCCAAAGACGCCCTTCAGCAGCTGGTGCCCACCGATCTTCACCGCATCGGACCTGGCCAGGCCTCCTACACGGTGCTGCTCAATCACAACGGCGGCATCCTGGACGACCTGATCGTCTACGACCTCGACGACAGCACGGTGCTAGCGGTGATCAACGCCGCCTGTGCCGAAACCGATCGCGCCTGGTTGGAACAGCAACTCAGGAGCAGCTCCATCAGCATCAGCGACGCCAAAGGCGATGGTGTGTTGCTGGCACTTCAGGGCCCAGAGGCCCAGGCCGTTCTGGAAGAACTCAGCAGCACATCGCTGCAGGACTTGCCCCGCTTCGGGCACAGGCTGCTCGCCCTGCCAGGGCTGAATGCGGAGGTCCTGGTGGCGCGCACCGGCTACACAGGCGAAGACGGCTTTGAATTGCTGCTGCCCCGTGACGCGGGCCGGGAACTTTGGAAACACTTACTGAAGCAAGGCGTGACCCCCTGTGGCCTCGGGGCCCGGGACAGCCTTCGCCTTGAGGCGGCGATGCACCTCTACGGCCAAGATATGGATGTCAGCACGACCCCCCTCGAAGCCGGTCTGGGCTGGCTGGTGCACCTGGAGAATCCGGTGGCATTCATCGGCCGAGATGCACTCGAGCGGGAAGTGGCCTCAGGCAGCCAGCGCAGGCTGGTGGGGCTGCGCCTGGAAGGCCGGGCCATTCCCCGCCACGACTACCCAATCCTTAATGGTGACCAAGTGGTGGGCAAGGTGAGCAGCGGTGGCTGGGCTCCCAGCCTCGAGGCGGGCATCGGCCTGGGCTATGTGCCAACAGCCCTCGCAACGGTGGGCACCCCCCTCAGCGTTGAGATCCGCGGCAAACGCCATCCCGCCACCGTGGTGAAACGCCCCTTCTATCGACGGACCACCTGACGGTGCAGCCTCCTCCCTGTGGGAAACTCGCCTCTCACGTCACGCCCCCTGGCCCCATGCGCAGCAACGGATGCGGAGATCTGCGCGAAACACAGGTCGACGAGCAGGTCAAGCTCTGCGGCTGGGTCGACCGACGACGCGATCACGGTGGAGTGATCTTCATCGATCTGCGGGACCGTACCGGCACCGTGCAGATCACCGTGGACCCCGATCTTGGGGCCGAAGCCTTCGCGGTGGCGGAACACCTGCGCAGCGAGACCGTCCTCCAGGTGCAGGGCAAGGTGCGGGCGCGACCGACTGAATCCCTCAATGAACGTCTGGCCACTGGCGCAGTGGAAGTTCTGGCCAGCACCATCACGGTGCTGAACAACGTCAAGGGCAACTTGCCCTTCCCGGTGTCGATCCACGACGAGGAGAACACGCGCGAGGAGCTCCGCCTGCGCCACCGCTATCTGGATCTGCGCCGCAAGCGCATGAACGACAACCTGCGCCTGCGGGCTCAGACGATCCAAACCGCCCGCCGCTTCCTTGAAGACGAAGGCTTCATCGAGGTGGAAACTCCGGTGCTCACCCGATCCACACCAGAGGGAGCCCGCGACTACATCCTCCCCAGTCGCGTCTGTGGGGGTGAATGGTTCGCGCTGCCCCAGTCACCCCAGCTGTTCAAACAGCTGCTGATGGTGGGTGGCATCGAGAAGTACTACCAGGTGGCCCGCTGCTTCCGGGACGAAGACCTGCGCGCCGATCGCCAGCCGGAATTCACCCAGCTGGACATCGAGATGAGCTTCATGGATCAAGAGGACATCCTCGATCTGAATGAACGGCTGATCAGCACCATCTGGAAAACGGTGAAAGGGATCGAGCTGCCCCGTCCCTTCCCGCGCATGACCTGGCATGACGCCATGGAGCGTTATGGCACCGACCGACCCGACACCCGCTATGGGATGGAGCTCACCAATGTGAGCGACATCGTTCAGGACATGGGCTTCAAGGTGTTCAGCGGTGCGGTGAAGGCCGGTGGCTCCGTGAAATGCATCGCCGTTCCCGGCGGAAACGATGCCGTGTCAAACGTGCGCATCAAGCCAGGTGGGGACGTCTTCAGTGAGGCCCAACAGGCCGGCGCCGGTGGTCTGGCCTTCATCCGAGTGCGCGAGGGCGGCGAGATCGACACGATCGGGGCGATCAAAGACAACCTCAGCGAGGAGCAGAAGCAGGAGCTGCTCAGCCGAAGCGGCGCCGAGCCTGGCACCCTGCTGCTGTTCGGTGCCGGCGACACCGCCACGGTGAACAAGGCCCTGGATCGGGTGCGTCAGTACCTGGCGCGCGAACTGGGCCTGGTGAAGCCCGACCGGGACAACAACCAGTGGAATTTCCTCTGGGTGGTCGACTTCCCGATGTTCGAGTTCAACAGCGACGAGAACCGCTACGAAGCGCTTCATCACCCCTTCTGCGCCCCCAACAACAGTGATCTGGGCAGCGATCCAGCGCAATGGGCCCACAACCTGCCCACGGCCCGCGCCCAGGCCTACGACCTGGTGCTCAACGGTCTGGAACTCGGTGGCGGCTCCCTGCGCATCCATGACTCAGCTCTGCAACGTCAGGTGCTCCAGACCGTTGGACTGCCCCTGGAGGAGGCGCAGCAGCAGTTCGGCTTCCTGATCGACGCCCTCGACATGGGGGCACCACCCCACGGAGGCCTGGCCTTCGGCGTCGACCGCATGGTGATGCTCTTGGCCGGTGAGGAGTCGATTCGCGACACGATTGCCTTCCCCAAAACCCAGCAGGCCCGCTGTCTGATGACTTCAGCGCCCGCAGGGGTTGCCGACAAGCAACTCGAGGAGCTGCACGTGGCCAGCACCTGGGTGGATCCCGAATAGATTCCGCGCATTCCAAGCACTGCTGACCAACGCGCGGAACCCTGAGGACATTCAGGCGTACGCCTTTGACCACCAGTGAGCGATCGAGCGGGGCTTCCCGGGAGCGCAGGGGCGCAGGCAATGACCTGCTGCGCCTTTACCTGCAGGACATCGGTCGGGTGGATCTGCTCAGCAATGAAGAGGAGGTGCTGCTGGCCCGGCAAGTGCAACGGCGGGAGCAACTGCTGCGGGAGGAACGCGCCCTAGCGGTGAACCACCCGGTGCTGCAGACGCTGTTGGAGCTGGAGGAACTACAGCAACGGGAGGCGAACCATCTCTGTCACTGGCCCACCCGCCAGGAATGGGCGCGAGCGGCGGGGCTAGCCGTCAGCGACCTTCAGGCCACGCTGACCGAGGGATACGGCACCTGGGCAAAGCTGATCCAACTGGAACCCAGGGAACTCAAACGGGAGCTGCGTGATGGTCGCCGAGCCCGCGATCGCATGATCGCCGCCAACCTGCGTTTGGTGGTGACCGTGGCCAAGAAATATCAGCAACGGGGGCTGGAACTGCTGGATCTCGTGCAAGAGGGCACCCTCGGACTCGAACGGGCCGTAGAGAAATTCGACCCCACCCGTGGCTTCCGCTTCAGCACCTACTCCTACTGGTGGATCCGCCAGGGCATCACCCGGGCGATCGCCACCCAGAGCCGCACGATTCGACTGCCGGTTCACATCACCGAAAAGCTGAACAGGATTAAGCGAGTGCAGCAGGAAATCGCAAGTCAGGAGGGGCGACTCGCCTCCCTTTCAGACCTGGCCAAGCGTCTCGGGCTCAGCGAGGAAACGGTGCGCCTGACCTTGATGCGAGTTCCCCGCTCGGTCTCCCTTGAAATGCGCGTGGGCCGCGAACAGGACACCCAGCTCGGCGACCTGCTGGAGGATGGCAAAGCCACTCCCTAACAGGAACTGACCAGGGACGCCCTGCGTGACGACCTGGAACACCTGCTGGATGAGCTCACTGACCGGGAGGCGGAAGTGATCCGTCGGCGCTTTGGGCTCGAGGACGACACCCCCTGCACCCTGGCGCAGATCGGTGAAGCGATGGCCCTCTCCCGAGAGCGGGTTCGGCAGATCGAAACCCGGGCTTTGCTGAAGCTGCGCCAACCCCAACGACGTTGCAAGGTGCGGGATTACATCCAGGAGTTCGATTCCTGAGCGGAGCCTGCTGCCCGCCGCTAAGACAGCCGCTAAGACAAAGGCAACAGGACCTCACCGTCATGACCGGCACCCCCACGATCGACATCGGAATCCCCGCTGACCAACGCGAACAGATTGCCTCCGGCCTCAGCCGACTGCTGGCCGACACGTATGTGCTCTACGGCAAGACCCACGGCTTCCACTGGAACGTGACCGGCCCGATGTTCAACACGCTCCATCTGATGTTCATGGAGCAGTACACCGAGCTCTGGAATGCCTTGGACGTGATCGCGGAGCGGATCCGCGCCCTCGGGGTTGTGGCACCCCACGGTGGCAGCACCCTGGCCAATCTGGCCTCGATCCAGGAAGCCTCCCAACAACCTGCCGCCCTGGAGATGGTGCGCGAGCTGGTGGCAGGTCATGAAGCGGTGGCCCGCACCGCCCGGAGCGTGTTTCCCCTCGCGGAGGCCGCGAGTGATGAACCGACTGCCGATCTGCTCACCCAACGTCTGCAGATCCACGAGAAGACCGCCTGGATGCTGCGCAGCCTGCTGGAGGGCTGATCACGATTGGCGCGATCACTGGGATCCATTCCCCTTGGGGCGCTCGGTACATTGAAGAGTCGCCTGGGGGGTCATGGCCAAATTCGTCTTCGTCACCGGTGGAGTGGTCTCCAGCATCGGCAAGGGGATCGTGGCCGCCAGCCTCGGTCGGCTGCTCAAATCCCGTGGCTACAACGTTTCGATCCTGAAGCTGGATCCTTATCTCAACGTGGACCCGGGCACGATGAGCCCGTTCCAGCACGGTGAGGTCTTCGTCACGGAAGACGGCGCCGAAACCGACCTCGACCTCGGCCATTACGAACGCTTCACCGACACGGCGATGTCACGCCTGAACAGCGTGACCACTGGTTCGATTTACCAGTCGGTGATCAACAAGGAGCGTCGGGGTGATTACAACGGCGGAACCGTTCAGGTGATTCCCCACATCACCGGCGAGATCCGCGAGCGGATCCATCGCGTGGCCTCCAATAGCGGCGCTGACGTGGTGATCACCGAGATCGGCGGAACCGTCGGTGACATCGAATCCCTGCCATTTCTGGAAGCCATCCGCGAGTTCCGCGGCGATGTAGGTCGCCACGACCTGGCCTACATCCATGTGACCCTGCTGCCTTACATCGGCACCTCAGGTGAACTGAAGACCAAACCCACCCAGCACTCCGTGAAGGAGCTGCGCTCCATCGGCATCCAACCCGATGTTCTGGTGTGCCGCAGTGACCGGGAGATCAGCGATGAACTCAGGCGCAAAATCGGAGGCTTCTGCGGTGTTCCCCAACGGGCGGTGATCCCATCGCTGGATGCCGACAGCATCTATGCCGTGCCCCTGACCCTGGAGGAGCAGGGCCTTTGCCGGGAAGTTCTCGATGTGCTGCAGCTCAATGATCACGAGAGCGACATGGCCGGTTGGGCCCAGCTCGTGCACAAGCTGCGCAATCCAGGGCCCGCCGTAAAGGTGGCCTTGGTGGGCAAATACGTGCAGCTGAACGATGCCTACCTGTCGGTGGTGGAGGCCCTGCGCCACGCCTGCCTTGCCCAGGATGCATCCCTCGATCTGCATTGGGTCTGTGCCGAGGAGATCGAAAATCGCGGAGCCGATGCCCTGCTGGGCGGCATGGATGCGGTGGTGGTGCCCGGAGGCTTTGGCAACCGTGGCGTCGACGGGAAGGTGGCAGCGATCCGCTGGGCCCGGGAACAGCGAGTCCCCTTCCTGGGGCTTTGCCTTGGCATGCAGTGCGCCGTGATCGAGTGGGCTCGCAATCAGGCGGGACTCATCGGCGCCACCAGTGCCGAACTGGAACCGGGTACGACCCATCCCGTGATCCACCTCCTACCCGAGCAGCAGGATGTGGTCGACCTGGGCGGCACCATGCGTCTGGGCGTTTACCCCTGCCGTCTGGCTCCGGGAACGATGGCCGCCAGCCTCTACGGAGCCGAAGTGGTCTACGAGCGTCACCGTCACCGCTACGAGTTCAACAACTCCTATCGGAGCCTCTTCCTGGAGTCGGGATACACGATCAGTGGAACCTCGCCGGATGGACGACTGGTGGAACTGATCGAACTTCCCGGCCACCCCTTCTTCACCGCTTGCCAGTACCACCCTGAGTTCCTGTCCCGACCGGGCCAGCCCCATCCCTTGTTCAGGGGACTGATTGAAGCGGCACAGCAGCGGCTGCCCTCCAGCCCCAGCGAAGCGCTGCGTCAGGCTGAGCAAGTCAGCGCCAACACCAGCCCTTGAGCCAGCAGCTATCGGTGGTGGAAACTTTCCATTCCCTGCAGGGGGAAGGGCTCCATGCCGGCCGCAGTGCTTTTTTCATCCGGCTCGGGGGCTGCACGGTGGGCTGCGCCTGGTGCGACACCAAACACTCCTGGCCTGCCGACTCGCACCCATCGAGGAGCGTGGAGTC
Proteins encoded:
- the gcvT gene encoding glycine cleavage system aminomethyltransferase GcvT, with protein sequence MELKRTPLHDLCQEAGGRMVPFAGWEMAVQYSGLVAEHTAVRQAVGMFDISHMGVLRFSGPNPKDALQQLVPTDLHRIGPGQASYTVLLNHNGGILDDLIVYDLDDSTVLAVINAACAETDRAWLEQQLRSSSISISDAKGDGVLLALQGPEAQAVLEELSSTSLQDLPRFGHRLLALPGLNAEVLVARTGYTGEDGFELLLPRDAGRELWKHLLKQGVTPCGLGARDSLRLEAAMHLYGQDMDVSTTPLEAGLGWLVHLENPVAFIGRDALEREVASGSQRRLVGLRLEGRAIPRHDYPILNGDQVVGKVSSGGWAPSLEAGIGLGYVPTALATVGTPLSVEIRGKRHPATVVKRPFYRRTT
- the aspS gene encoding aspartate--tRNA ligase, which translates into the protein MRSNGCGDLRETQVDEQVKLCGWVDRRRDHGGVIFIDLRDRTGTVQITVDPDLGAEAFAVAEHLRSETVLQVQGKVRARPTESLNERLATGAVEVLASTITVLNNVKGNLPFPVSIHDEENTREELRLRHRYLDLRRKRMNDNLRLRAQTIQTARRFLEDEGFIEVETPVLTRSTPEGARDYILPSRVCGGEWFALPQSPQLFKQLLMVGGIEKYYQVARCFRDEDLRADRQPEFTQLDIEMSFMDQEDILDLNERLISTIWKTVKGIELPRPFPRMTWHDAMERYGTDRPDTRYGMELTNVSDIVQDMGFKVFSGAVKAGGSVKCIAVPGGNDAVSNVRIKPGGDVFSEAQQAGAGGLAFIRVREGGEIDTIGAIKDNLSEEQKQELLSRSGAEPGTLLLFGAGDTATVNKALDRVRQYLARELGLVKPDRDNNQWNFLWVVDFPMFEFNSDENRYEALHHPFCAPNNSDLGSDPAQWAHNLPTARAQAYDLVLNGLELGGGSLRIHDSALQRQVLQTVGLPLEEAQQQFGFLIDALDMGAPPHGGLAFGVDRMVMLLAGEESIRDTIAFPKTQQARCLMTSAPAGVADKQLEELHVASTWVDPE
- a CDS encoding Dps family protein, yielding MTGTPTIDIGIPADQREQIASGLSRLLADTYVLYGKTHGFHWNVTGPMFNTLHLMFMEQYTELWNALDVIAERIRALGVVAPHGGSTLANLASIQEASQQPAALEMVRELVAGHEAVARTARSVFPLAEAASDEPTADLLTQRLQIHEKTAWMLRSLLEG
- a CDS encoding CTP synthase is translated as MAKFVFVTGGVVSSIGKGIVAASLGRLLKSRGYNVSILKLDPYLNVDPGTMSPFQHGEVFVTEDGAETDLDLGHYERFTDTAMSRLNSVTTGSIYQSVINKERRGDYNGGTVQVIPHITGEIRERIHRVASNSGADVVITEIGGTVGDIESLPFLEAIREFRGDVGRHDLAYIHVTLLPYIGTSGELKTKPTQHSVKELRSIGIQPDVLVCRSDREISDELRRKIGGFCGVPQRAVIPSLDADSIYAVPLTLEEQGLCREVLDVLQLNDHESDMAGWAQLVHKLRNPGPAVKVALVGKYVQLNDAYLSVVEALRHACLAQDASLDLHWVCAEEIENRGADALLGGMDAVVVPGGFGNRGVDGKVAAIRWAREQRVPFLGLCLGMQCAVIEWARNQAGLIGATSAELEPGTTHPVIHLLPEQQDVVDLGGTMRLGVYPCRLAPGTMAASLYGAEVVYERHRHRYEFNNSYRSLFLESGYTISGTSPDGRLVELIELPGHPFFTACQYHPEFLSRPGQPHPLFRGLIEAAQQRLPSSPSEALRQAEQVSANTSP